Within the Globicephala melas unplaced genomic scaffold, mGloMel1.2 SCAFFOLD_470, whole genome shotgun sequence genome, the region GTGAGCCTTCCATCTCCACATTCCCTTGGGTCCCTCGCCTCTCTCTATCGCCCCAGGGAACAAAGGCCTCAGCAACAGGCCGAGCTCTGGCTCCGGGCGCCAGACGTCAGTGCGGCGACCCAACACCTTGCCAAAAAGACTGTAGAGAGATTATCAGAGCCGTGGCTTTCCAACAAGACAGCGATGCAAAACCAGGTAAGAAAAGTAAAACCTACCAGCGGAAAACTCCTCTCCAACCGAGCCCGCTGGGGGCGGAAGCGGAAGTCCCTGTGAGATCATAGAGTTCTCTAGTTCCGGTCGCGGGGCCGCGTTCGGGGCTAGAGCGCCTCTCCACGGCCACCGGGCTCCAAGTGGCTTCTATTTCCGGTTGCGGCTTCTGACAGAAAGCCGAGACCTCCTTTTAAACGCGGCGTCGCGGGTTCCTCGCCCCTCGCCTGGGGTCAGCTCGCAAGGACTGGCGCGGGCGGGGGGATTGCACAGCCCACAGCTGAGCCAGGCCGTTGGGGCCGGCCTGCACTGGCACCTTCGATCCCTCAGAGCCGCCTGGCTTTTGAGCCCTCCCTATTGGGAGTCCGTGATTGGCCGCCTCCAGGACTGCCGCTCGAGAGGCCAGCGTTCCTTCGCCGTACCTGTCCCCCCATAGTCACGCTTTTCCCTGTGAGGTGCAGCATTAATCAACTCACCTCTCCCACACACTACTTCCCTAACGTGGGTGTCCGCGTTGACTTCATTCTTCACCTTCCCTTGagacccctcccctctgcctccggAAGAGGTCTTTTTTGCCCAGTTCCTGTAAAATATCACCCATCTGGCACCCCCAGAAAGTTCATGCTTACTAGAGAGTTTGTGGGCAAAGTAAAACCCAGTGCACACACGAAACTATGGCTGAGCACGGGGCTCACATCACAACTGCTTCGGTGGATGACCAGCCATCCATCTTTGAGGTGGTAGCACAGGACAGTTTAATGACAGCAGTGAGACCTGCTCTTCATCATGTGGTCAAGGTAAGGATTTAATTCTCTGAAAAGTTTTAGGAACGTCCGGGTAAAAACCAAGCCAATAATCTGAATTTATTTCTTGGCCTAAGTTTTGAAATAACCAATTAGCATATAATGCACATCACATGATTTAATGGTTATGGAGTCTCTTGTTATGTGTACTGAATACCCAGCACTAAAGGGAGGTTAAGGTAGACCCAGAAAGAAAAGTGTGGAAATTcagatggaaaaaaaggaaatataaatacaagGCATAGTAGCTGTGTAATggaattaatttcatttatttattttgctttaggtTCTTGCAGAATCAAATCCTGCCCGCTACGGCTTCTTGTGGAAGTGGTTTGATGAAATCTTCACCCTGCTAGatcttctgctccagcaacattATCTGTCTAAAACCAGCGCCTCGTTTTCTGAAAACTTTTATGGCTTAAAGAGGATCGTAATGGGAGACACACACAAGCTTCAGAGGTTGGCCAGTGCTGGTCTCCCAAAGAAGCAGCTTTGGAAGTCAGTTATCTTCCTGGTTCTTCTTCCCTATCTGAAAGTGAAGCTGGAGAAGCTGATTTCTAGCCTGAGAGAAGAGGATGAATATTCCATCCATCCCCCTACTTCCCGCTGGAAACGATTTTACAGAGCCTTTTTGGCAGCCTACCCATTTGTTAACATGGCCTGGGAAGGCTGGTTTCTTGTACAGCAGCTTCGATACATCCTAGGAAAGGCTCAGCATCACTCACCCCTGCTGAGTCTGGCTGGGGTTCGGCTAGGTCGACTTACAGTTCAGGATATACAAGCTCTGGAGCACAAATCAGCCGAAGCCAGCATGATGCAGCAACCAGCTGGGAGGTAAGGCTTAACATTTCCCCAACATATTTGATTAATAAATCCTAAAATCTTATCCCAATTTTATGAAATTTACCCCCTTCAGTCCACTTTGGGGTATTTCATAAAATCATCGAAAAATTCTTGTGTCCATAAAACAAGGATTGCCATCCTGGTAAAATTCCTCATCATACTGGCTACATTTTTGCACACACTTGCtatgtaccaggccctgtgctaggtgtttacatatattatctcaatcCTCATCACAGCTCAATGAAATAAATGCATTAGCACCATTTAACAGTTGAGGAAACTAAGTTCTAACATTTGAGTACCttgccaaggccacacagctaataggcggcagagctgagattcaagccAGATCAATACAATTCTAAAGACTGCTCTTAACCATGGTGCTATCCCGCTCctagtgtctgtgttctctgACAAGTTCAAATATATTCCTCAGTACTGCTGAGTTGTTTTTTAAGtgagttatttctttttctggatataCTATCTTCCACCCCCATAAAAGGTCTATATAATCAATGGctcattaatttctttctcaaaacacaaagcaacaaagcccTGGTCATTAAAAACAAAGCTTAGCTCCTAGAACTCCTAAAATACGGTAGGTCAGAAAGAGGAATTGTTTCAATTAGACACTTACAAGAGAAAACGCCAGTCCAGCAACTATTCAATCCCCAAGCTGAATCAACGATTCTAATGAAAAGTGTAAGAATTACACGCGTATTAGTTTTTCTGTGATTGTACCTAAATAAACAGTTTCTCCTTTTGCCTCCTTGTTCTGTTCTCCAAACAGCGTTGGCGAGAAGATAAAGTCAGCTCTGAAGCAAGCCGTGGGAGGTGCCGCCTCATGCCTCTCTACTGGCCTTTCGATGGGTGTATTCTTCCTGCAGTTCCTTGAGTGGTGGTATTCATCCGGAAACGAAGAAACCATCAAGTCATTGACTGCCCTGCCTACTCCACCACCACCGGTACATCTAGACTACAATTCTGATTCTCCCCTGTTGCCCCAAATGAAGACTGTGTGCCCACTCTGTCGTAAAAACCGCGTGAATGACACCGTTCTCGCCACCTCTGGCTATGTGTTTTGTTATCGCTGTGTGTTTAATTACGTGAGGAGTCACCGAGCTTGTCCCATCACAGGTTATCCAACACAAGTACAGCATCTGATTAAACTGTACTCCCCTGAGAACTGAAAGGGATTAGCACCTTGTCTCACAACGAAATGACTGCGCTATAAGGCCAGAGGGCTGCTTTTCCGCACGGTAAATAGCATTGTTTGATCATCCTCAATTAATAATGGTATGAACTTTAAACAGCCACATGGATTTCTTTAAAAGGATGTACTCGTTGATCTTAACCTTTTAGCTTGCTCCGTAGACACCTCTACTTAGAGTTGACCGAGCTGGTCAGAGTGAGAGAATCAGGACTGGCAGGGGATGTGAGGGTCAGCATAGAGAAGGGGATCAAAGAGGGTACTCGGCACAGAAGCTTTTCCTGTCCCCTTCCTTAAAGGACAAGAGGTATACAAGCTTTCAGGAAAAACCCAAGTTAGACCTCGTAGAGTGGGTAGTGAAGGGGAAGCAGGCCTTTTGAGAAAGGAAAGCATTTATCTGCCTATTAGGAATAGGTTTTATCGGTTTGCAAACAGTATGAAATATGGacctgctttattttattttattttatttatttttttaatacagcaggttcttattaattatcgcttttatacacatcagtgtatacatgtcaatcccagtctcccagttcatcccaccaccaccccactacCCCTACCACGGACATGCTTTTTATAGAAATACTTAGAAACACTTTCTCCTTCCATATGCTGAGACTCATTTGTTAAGTAACATTTGCTATAGTTTATCACCTTTTAAAGATCCCTTTGTGAACCACACATACCTTCCTTGGGAAACTGGTTACAGGAAAATAGGGGTTGAATGTATATACAGAATAGTCTGAAGACTTCagtgtgaaagcaaagctattaGTGAAGAGATGAAGTAAAATACTGCCCTAACTATGACTGTGTAAAGACAGGATCCTTTCATAAGCTCTTTCTGCTTGCTGTTAAGAGTTTGCTAAGCTGACATGAATTATTCTGGCTATTACTAAAGTTTCTACGAAACGCTTAagtaaattttaagaataaatgttttttggCAAAGAGCTGTTCCATGTCATGATTATGTGGAAACTGAAAGATTAGTCGaggtatttaaatttttcattcaggccacctttgactttttttttttttttgcggtacgcgggcctctcactgttgtggcctctcccgttgcagagcacaggctcagcggccatggctcacgggcccagtcgctctgtggcatgtgggatcttcccggaccggggcacaaacccgtgtcccctgcatcggcaggcagactctcaaccactgcgccaccagggaagcccctacctttgATTTTTTGAGGCATTCTGtattaacattttgctttttttgctaATCCAATATTGGAGAGAAATCCTCTTCTCCAACAGCAAGACTTCAATCTTGAGTGAAATACCTTATTTCTCACGTGAAATACTGCACAAACACTTAAGTTGCCACTGGATTGGCAGGGTTAAACATACAGGTTAAAAAcatatgggttaaaaaaaaaatcattactacAAGAGGAAggatgaaaatgatttttaagtgcCTCTGCTGAGACAGGTGTTGTCCAATACAACTCATTTTAGCAATTCAAAGCACATTTTCTGACAGCA harbors:
- the LOC115850415 gene encoding peroxisome assembly protein 12, whose amino-acid sequence is MAEHGAHITTASVDDQPSIFEVVAQDSLMTAVRPALHHVVKVLAESNPARYGFLWKWFDEIFTLLDLLLQQHYLSKTSASFSENFYGLKRIVMGDTHKLQRLASAGLPKKQLWKSVIFLVLLPYLKVKLEKLISSLREEDEYSIHPPTSRWKRFYRAFLAAYPFVNMAWEGWFLVQQLRYILGKAQHHSPLLSLAGVRLGRLTVQDIQALEHKSAEASMMQQPAGSVGEKIKSALKQAVGGAASCLSTGLSMGVFFLQFLEWWYSSGNEETIKSLTALPTPPPPVHLDYNSDSPLLPQMKTVCPLCRKNRVNDTVLATSGYVFCYRCVFNYVRSHRACPITGYPTQVQHLIKLYSPEN